The following DNA comes from Papaver somniferum cultivar HN1 chromosome 4, ASM357369v1, whole genome shotgun sequence.
gtcaTGATTCgagtaggttaatcgacgaagaaatttttgaatcgacgatgaagaacgaatgaagaaaaaactttttcaattaatactcgattatttaataaactctcttaaataatatcTTTGGCCGGTCCCGAGTCGGGGACGACGtgctaaattaataattcgctaaaattataagataacacatttttgattacctatgtagaccccatatgaaatataaattaataacgcATTATATATATACTCAATACATTAATTATTTACAAATACTTTTTTaaaaatgatttaattgtcttcggttttttttgctaaaatcaatatcgcattgaatttcatgcatctctaatttttcttatcattgtaAGTAGCTCAGCAAAAAATTATTCAATGTGATTGCCACTTTAATAGCTTCGTTTCGTGAAGGGAGCTATATTGTAGaatttccatcttcttcttccacatctttaTCAGTTCCCATAACGCTCTCGAGATTTTCTTCATCAGTCAACAACTGTGTAACTTCATTTTCTTTCGCATATTTTTGGACATCTTCGGCATTGCGATCACCCAACTTCTTGGTCAAATTTTGCAAGTCTCGAGTGATTTCAATGTCTATATGTTCATCCAAATTGTCTAAACTTGTGTTATCTGTTGATCGAAGTTTACAATGACGAAAACAGTTTACAAGTATACTTGTACGAACATCGATAGTCCATGCTGAAATTGCGCGATTCATTGCATCTAACATATTTATTATTTATGGATTTGACGTCCCTAATTCATAGCCTTCCAAAAGACCTCTGTAAAATCGACGACGATAATACATTTCTAAAGCTCGTATAAACCCCTGCGTCACAAGGTTGAATTTCTAAAGTTGTCTTtggtagcaaaaaaaaaatcaccattttgCAGTCCTTCGATAGTTTTTGGATGAGCAGGGAAATTATCCACAATCAAGAGAACTTTTCTTGCAGCCATTAATAtacaaattaataattattaatttattggttaattaatatctcgtttaattaataaattttgatagcCCCGACAGCATTAATTTATAGAATTTCTACTGTATCTTCATACGATTGAGTTTGGGGATTGTTCTTCCCGCGTGTAAATAGTGTGTGCAATTAGGAAGTATAGAGACTCGTCAATGCTAGGAAATATTGATAATATTTCCAAAACTTTAAGCCCGCAATGTTGAAATAATACGAAAAACCGAGTGAAAATATAATTTCTAACGCGGTGTGCCTTTTATGGCGGGGACTTGGGAGAGAGTCTCAGGACCTTGCTATTTCATTTTACATTTTGTCGTTGCTTTGGGAATCTAATTTGTAGAAGTGTAagtgtttttattttcatcgacGGATAGGGTGAGTTAAACCCTAGATATTAGAAATAAAAACAATTTGTTTTATAAAAAGTgactttttaaaattttaaagtcACTCTGGGTCGATTAATTTAGTACCCACTAGATTTGGAACCTTTTAAACGTACCCCTACCACATAACAAATATGTCATTTACCTTTTAAAAACTTTATCCATTTAAAAGTAAATTATCTCAATGCCCTTTTTGTACTATTTTTTGCTAATTTATCAAACATAACATCCttttttcatttaaaaaaaaaacaattttctttctctaccactccaccaccaccatccgtTGTTATTGAGAGTCAGTGCGATATACAAAATAGAATAATGGGTTGTTCCTCTTCCTTCACCTTATTATGTCAATTCCTTCCTCTTCCTAGAGGATGTAGAAATTAGTTGTGCCCTCTTTTTACAGTCTTTACCGAATATTTTAAGGAATTGTTCTGGCCCAATGAGTACGGTTAGAGGATGCCCCATAATTGACGATAGTGGTTGTACCATGATAATAAGTAACATGCGTAATCACTCGGAAGAGTCTGAGTGACTTTGGCTACCATGATAATTAGTTTTTTTGAAACTCTTTTTGTTACTTGTAAAACGCATgtatctgattttttttcttttttttttttttgcttcgttCTCTTAATTTTTAATGAAAAGTGTATATAATGTATAACTCATTCTACAACAGGATTATACACCAACAGCGAATGAACTTCTCGGTTGGGGTCGTTGGTGTTTCCATTTTTGGGTTTTTGGTGGTGTTTGTATCCAGAAATATTTCTAGGCACTAaccacgatgattttggtgatgatgatgaaaactAGGGTTAATCACACAAAACAAGCATAAAGATGATAGACacgaatttacgtggttcggcatggtttgcctacattCACGGACAAATCCCTGtagggagagatattttattgatgtattgaTTACAATGGATTTTGATCCCTTTTAGAGTTTGCTGGTGTATTTTTTTGTATCAGGGCGTGTCCCTTTAGGGTTGAGATTCCCCTCCATAAATACACTTGAATACATGGTTAAACTCTAATTTCGAAATAAACTTCCTCTGCAAGTAACTTGGTCAGCAAGTCATCCAGAATCTTCTTCCAGGGTTCTTTCAATGGATCGATGGAAACGGGCTAAATTGACATAGGTTTACGGGTTTGACCATCGACATTGACTTTGACTGGCAGGGTTAACTTTCGTTGTTGACTGCGACTATTGATCTTTGACCGGCAGACTGCCTTAACTGGAGACATCGGTGGAGCCTGGATGGAAGCTGGCTGACAGCACAAATGACAACATGGATGGAGGCTGGCTGGCAAAGCGACAGAGTTCTTAGATGGAAACTGGTTGGCAGCACCGCTGACAACATGGATGGAAACTGGTTGGAAGCACTACTGACAACATGGCTGGATGCGCGAATGGCAACATGGCTTCGACAGTTGAACCAAAGGTTGACCGGCCATTGACTTTGACGGTTGACTTGCCTTTGACTTTCACCATTGACCGGTAGTAGACTTTGTGGTTGATTGGCAGGTCGGCAGGCTGTGTTGGTTGGCTGGATGACATACTCGTATGACAGCTGAATGATGGTCCAAACAGCATGCTGGCTcattatgtggtaattttatcaTGGTACAAACAGATGGGAATACAAATTTTTAAAAAACTTGAATCGGCTTGCTTTAATGTTTTAACTTCTTTTTTTCTATTGGAAGAGAGATttcactaagaaaagaagaatgtACAGGAGTTTACAATAGGTagaccaaagaaaagaaaagaagaacaacaaaaaagaaTCAATAAAAGACTGAGTCCCAGTTTGGAAAGATTTTGAAAAATCGATGTGACCCTTTCCGCAAAACTAGCTGCCCAGTTAAGTACCAAAGACTTTTCGTCCGTACTTAAATCTGTATCAGTTTT
Coding sequences within:
- the LOC113271819 gene encoding uncharacterized protein LOC113271819; translated protein: MLDAMNRAISAWTIDVRTSILVNCFRHCKLRSTDNTSLDNLDEHIDIEITRDLQNLTKKLGDRNAEDVQKYAKENEVTQLLTDEENLESVMGTDKDVEEEDGNSTI